The Mycolicibacterium brumae DNA window TGCGCCCACCAGGACGGCGGCGGGCCGTGCCAGGCGATGTCGGCGTCGTAGTCGCGCTGGTCGACACCGCCACCGGGGAACACGACCATCCCGCCGGCGAAATCCATGCTGCGCCGCCGGCGCATGAGGAAAACGTCCAGGCCCTCGTCGGTGTCGCGGATCAGCATCACCGTCGCCGCGGGGCGGGCGGGCAGCGGCGGGGCGCTCACAGCATCCACGTGTTCGCTCATTGGGCCCTCCGGTGCGCGGCCCGGGTGCGGACCCGGCGCGCGAAGTAGCGGCCGTCGATGAAGTCGAGGCTGATGGACTGTCCGAACGCGCTGGACAGGTTCTCGGCGGTGAGCACCTCGGTGAGCAGGCCGGCGGCGACGACGCCGCCCTCCGAGAGCAGCATGGCGTGGCTGAAGCCCGGCGGGATCTCCTCGACGTGGTGGGTGACGAGCACCAGGGCCGGCGAGTCGGGGTCGTCGGCCAGATCGGAGAGCCGCGCCACCAGCTCCTCGCGGCCGCCCAGATCCAGCCCGGCGGCGGGCTCGTCGAGCAGCAACAGCTCCGGGTCGGCCATCAGGGCGCGGGCGATCAGCACCCGCTTGCGCTCCCCCTCGCTCAGGGTGCCGTAGCGGCGGTCGGCCAGGTGCTCGGCGCCGACGCTCTCGAGCATGTCGACGCCGCGCTCGTAATCCATCGCCTCGTAGTTCTCCCGCCACCGGCCGAGCACCGCGTAGCCGGCGGAGACCACAAGGTCGGACACTTTCTCGTCGTCCGGAACCCGTTGCGCCAGTGCGGCACTGGACAATCCGACCCGCTGGCGCAGCTCGGCGGCGTCGGTGCGGCCGAGCCGCTCCCCCAGCACGTAGGCCACCCCGGACGACGGGTGCTCCATCGCCGCGGCGATCCGCAGCAGCGACGTCTTGCCCGCGCCGTTGG harbors:
- a CDS encoding ABC transporter ATP-binding protein, with product MLDEPTDPDLLIDFRKVTLRRGGRVLVGPVTWQVEFDERWVILGPNGAGKTSLLRIAAAMEHPSSGVAYVLGERLGRTDAAELRQRVGLSSAALAQRVPDDEKVSDLVVSAGYAVLGRWRENYEAMDYERGVDMLESVGAEHLADRRYGTLSEGERKRVLIARALMADPELLLLDEPAAGLDLGGREELVARLSDLADDPDSPALVLVTHHVEEIPPGFSHAMLLSEGGVVAAGLLTEVLTAENLSSAFGQSISLDFIDGRYFARRVRTRAAHRRAQ